The genomic stretch TTAGGAAGAAATAGCTTCTCATATAGGGGGATTGTGGTATGGAATTTACTGGATAGAAGAACAAGGAACTTGGAAAAGCTAGATGCTTTGAAAGTAGCACTGAACCGCAACAAAACCAGCCtcaaaaaaataacatttaataaAGGGACTACAGTAAATCTTAAAAAGGATATTAACTTCTTGTATTATTAGACGTTAATATTTACAcctcttaaaattttttttttttgaatctATCTAAAATTAGTaggttattttctcttgttgtaAATAGACAGTTTTTTACTTTAGTATTAACGTTTGTATCCTATGTCTTAAAAAGTATTGTAGTTTAATTGGTAGGTTTATATGGTAGGATTTAATTGTATTATTAAGTTTCACGCCACATCAGCTCTTTAGCTGCCAGTACCGACCTGCTTtaacaaataaagtatgtatgtagtATGTATGTATGCCAGTCATAGGAGATACTGCACGTGGTGACAAGCTGCGAAGAGTCTGAAGTTCCATATCCATTTTGCATCCTATGTCTTATTTTTTCTTCTATAAATCACCTTCCTTGTCTTCTTCGTGTCCTTCCTTGTGTGATTCACTCTAGGTCAAACTGTAACAGCTGTAAATCTTTCGTTTGTTCGTTTAGATCAACGCGGGAAACGCTCGACACTGTCCTCTTTACAAAACGAAAATTCGTGTTTACCGTAACCTTGATTCACGAGTGTTCGCAATGTTCAATCCCTTAGATTTTCCGTAAATTTCTTGACAATGACAGTCCGATTAGTGTTCCTTTAACCATAAACGGGGCAAATAACAACTTAGTCAACAAAAACGTGTAGCGCCGAGGTTTGACCTAAACTGGAATGAACCTCGATCAAATCACGTGACCTAAAGGCTCGGACGGACTGGTCCGATTGCACAGAATAACTAGCATTTACACCTATAGATTGAgattcaaaacaaatttcatgtgGGGTGCCACAGGGATCTGTACTGAGGCCTTTGTTATTTTTGATATATGTAAATGATCTTCATAAATGTTCCAATGAACTTGATTTCCACCTCTTTGCGGATGATACGAACATTCTACTTCGTCATTGGTCAATGTCGctacgaagtcacgtgagatagcGCGCACGAAGCAAGCAGGCAGTAAAGCGTTCGTTTTCAAGCAGGTCGGTGGTCAACGACTTGTTGACCCGTAAAAGCAAGGAAAACATGACCGACACGGATATTTTGGACGATCAAGAGGAAGATCTACGGTCAGAGGACACAGAGCATAACCACCTTATGAGCTTGCTAgcgaaaatgaacaaaaatatgGCTACAATGAGCGACTCGCTCAGGGAATTACACGATAAACGACACCATGTTGTTAGTGCCGACCCCGGCGATCACACGGCAGAACCTGCCAATAAGGCCGCAAAGACGGCCGAGAATGACCCAGCTGATCTTGTTTCGTCGGCTGTTAAGAACCTCTTAGATTCCGAGGAAAGCGGAAATACTGAGGGCGAGCTATCCAGCCAGGAATCGTTGCTAGACAGCCTTGCAAAGTCGCTCGATTCACAAGAGCGGACCTCTCATCCCGTAAACAAGAAGTTAGCCGAAGTGGCGAATGTCTGCTAGTTGAGAAAGCTCAGTGACGACCAGTACAAAGAAACAACTGGCAAGTACTTTAGaccagaaaattgtaaaaaggTCGTAGTACCAAAAGTCAATGAAGAAATTTGGGGAAAATTGTCTCGTAATGCCAAATCGCGAGACGTCAAATTTTCCCGCCTACAAAGTAACGTGACGAAGGGCGGCTGTGTGGTATTGAATACCGCCGAATCACTACTCAATCTATCGGCTAAAGCTGACAAAAGCTTAGCTGGTGAGCTGCATAACTTGTTGGTGCAGGCCACAGATGCAATACAACTCCTGGGCCATGCGAGCTTCGAGATTGCTCAGCTTCGGAGGGAAGACATCAAACCTCAACTAAACAGGGAGTATGGCGACCTCTGCTCGGCCAATGTGCCGGTGACCGAGTGGTTGTTTGGCGATGATCTTCAAACCAAGCTCACGCATATTCGTACTGCCAACAGAGTTGGAAGTACCGCTTGCCAAGCCCATGGATTCCACAGGGGGGGAAATCGTGCTGGATCAAAGGCGCCAGCCAACAGTACGAGCTCTTTTTTATCGAGAGCGACGCCGCCATCAGGGCGGCCAAACCAGCCCTTGTGGAACAACCGAGGCAAGTCGTATCGCGGGAAACAACAACGCGACCAAACACAGCGGAAATAGAAACCCAGCCCATTTTTATGCTCCCAACCATTCAAGTAAGTGAGTACGAGTCTCTTTTACCATCTCTAGTCGAGGTTTACAGGCTTGAGGCTGATAATTTTCAGGCGGGCCAAATTCCATATTTTGTGAATGAATGGAGAGCGCTAACCTCGGACACTGAAATCTTAGAGACTGTGACCGGGCAACACATTGAATTCAATGAAACTCCGGTTCAAATTAACCCCCGTTTCAACCATGCTGGGGTGAAAAAGAAGCTTGTATTATCAATACTGAAATCTCAGACCTTCTGAGCAAAGGGGTCATTACCGAATCTGTGCATGAGTGTGACGAATTTATTTCTACTATATTTTTGCGCCCCAAAAAAGATGGCACGCATCGTATGATTCTCAATCTCAAATCATTGAATCAATATGTTACTTattaccattttaaaatggatacTATCCACACAGCTGTCGAAATGATGACACCAGGATGCTACATGTGTTCGGTTGATCTTAAATCCGCTTATTATTCTGTTGCCATTGCACCGTCAGatcaaaaatatttgaagttctCATGGCGTGGAAAACTCTACCAGTTCACttgttttccaaatggtctggcaTTCTGCCCAAGAAAATTTACCAAGCTCCTCAAGCCTGTATACTCGACACTGAGAAACCTTGGGCATCTTTCTGTGGCATATATAGATGACTCATATTTGCAAGCTGATACCTATGAACTGTGTGTACAAAATGTAATTGACACATTATCTTTATTTCACCAAGTTGTGTTTGTTATACACCCAGATAAATCTGTCCTAATCCCCACCCAGAGACTCACCTTCCTAGGGTTTGTCCTAGACTCCCAGTCTATGACTGTGGCTCTTACCGGGGAACAAGCTGTCAAAGTGAAGGAAGCTTGTCAACAGCTTTTACAAGAAAAATCCATTACCATTCGGGAAGTGGCAAAAGTGTTGGGGCTTTTTGACTTCTACTTTACCTGGGGTGCTCTATGGGCCCCTTCACTACAGGCCTCTTGAGATGGACAAACTCAGGCCCTGAAATCCAATCAGGGTAATTTTGATAGCATAATGGCTTTATCTGGTGAGGCAGTTGCAGACCTTAAATGGTGGATAAATTCTGTAGAAGAAACTTCCAAACCAGTTAAGCAGAGGAAAACCCAGATCACCATGACAACCGATGCTTCAAAAAAGGGGTGGGGGTGCTCTGTGGAGGGTACCTCTACCGGGGGCTCATGGACACACCATGAAGCCCAATATCACATAAACTATCTTGAGACTAAAGCTGTTTTCTTGACCTTACAGGCTTTTTCTCATGAAGTCTCTGGGAAACGTGTTTGCATTTTAGTAGACAATACAACAGCAGTGTCATGTATCAATCAAATGGGAACTTGCCACTCCAAAGAAATAAATAGCATAGTAAGACAAATTTGGGAGTGGTGTATTTCACACAGTATCTGGATAACAGTATCCCATATTCCTGGAAAGGATAATACAATTGCAGACCCCGAATCAAGGAAACAAAGAAGGGAAACTGAATGGACTCTTGATACTGAGATCTTTGACAACATGCTTATAGGATTTTCAGTCAAACCTGATATTGATTTATTTGCATCACGGATTAATTACACATGCAAAAAATATGTCTCATATCAACCTGACCCGGGAGCATATGCAGTTGATGCTTTTCACTTAACCTGGAAGGATTTCTGCTTCTATGCTTTCCCCCTTTCTGCATTATTCAGAACGTATTGAGAAAAGTAACAGTAGACCAGGCCACTGGCATTCTAGTGGTCCCTCATTGGCCCACACTACCATGGTGGCCCTTACACACTTGCTTATTGCACCGCCTTGGCTCCCTAGGAGAAAGGACACCCTGTACCTGGCATCCAAACCGGAGGAACCCCACCCGCTGCACAAGACCCTCACGCTCCTAGGGTGCTACTTGTCAGGGGACTCCTTACTAGTCAAGGCCTTTCAGCGTCAGCTGCCAGCGTCATCCTCCAAGGGTGGAGAGCGGGCACTCAGAAACAGTATGCGTCGTACCTCAAGCGATGGGAATTGTACTGTGGTGAACGGAAAATTGATCCACTTTCTGCGTCTGTAATTCAAGGTGTGAACTTTCTTAGTGAACTTTACCAGAAGCACCAGCTTTCTTATAGTGCCCTTAACACAGCTCGGTCTGCACTCTCACCTATTATTTTCCCGTCCGGAGGAGGTACGTTTGGTAGCCACCCACTGGTGACCAGGTTTCTTCGAGGTGTATTTCATACACGCCTTTCACTTCCAAGGTATCAAGAAATCTGGGACATTTCCATAGGTTTTACGTACTTAAAGTCTCTTCACCCGCCTGAGAAGCTTACACTAAAGGACCTTACCATGAAAACTACTATGTTGGTTGCATTATTATCTGGTCAACGTTGCCAGACAATTCACGCCTTGGATGTTAATAATATAGTCTTGACGAAGGATCGTTGTACATTTTACATACACGAACTTCTTAAAACATCAAGACCAGGCAAACATTTTGGTAAATTGGAGCTACGGGCGTATCATCCAGATAAGCGCTTATGTGTTGTTACCTTTCTTGAAGAATATGTTAGACGCACCAAACCTTTGCGGAGCAGTTCCCGTTTGTTTATTAGTTACCAAAAGCCACATGCTTCTGTCACTACCGACACCGTTGGCAGATGGCTCAGGAAAGTCCTCGAGAACTCTGGGCTAGACGTCAGTAAATATGGAGCCCACAGTACAAGAGCGGCCTCTACATCTGCTGCCAAAACTGTCAACATATCTATCCAGAGTATAATGGATGCGGCAGGATGGTCAAATGCAGAGACCTTTAGGAAGTTCTATGACAAACCTATGGACACTGAGGCTGGCTCTTTTGGAACTGAACTATTGCATGCAATAGATGCTTGATGTGATATATTGAATATTCAAGTTGCTTGTTGCTACCAGACGAATTGGTATAGTTCATGGCCATATGCTTTaaaatctcacgtgacttcgtagCGACATTGACCAGTGACGAAgtagaatttaaaaatgaaacgaggcttacctgtaaggtaaagtttgattgtaattctacgaGTTATTGGTCTGGAGCGAAGAAGTCGCGTGCCCACCCAGGCTAGACCTATTCTAGACTTATTACCCAACCCAGTCTTCGCTCCAGTTTACTAATATGGCCCTTCACATAACTTGCTTTCAAAACTGCCTGCTTGCTTCGCGCGCGCTATCTCACGCGACTTCTTCGCTCCAGACCAATAACtcgtagaattacaatcaaacttcaccttacaggtaagcctcgtttaatttttacatttttctACAAGATCAAAATTTACCTCCCCTTGAgttgaaattaaatgaagaACTAGATAAAGTTAATCAAAGGCTCCAGTTAAATAGGTAATCTTTAAATATTGATAAAACAAATTCTGTAATCTTTTGCCCTCCACAAAGAAATCCTCAACcaatttgcttaaaatttcaggcagGCCTGTGGAGCAAACTGCATATGTCAAATACCTAGGTCTTATCATTGattctaatttttaaattaGAATCAATGATAAGACCTAGGTAAATTAGAAAAAACATACACATGAAGTtggtaaaaaaaatttcaagggGCATTGGCATTCTATCTAAGCTTAGACATTTTGTTACTA from Montipora foliosa isolate CH-2021 unplaced genomic scaffold, ASM3666993v2 scaffold_419, whole genome shotgun sequence encodes the following:
- the LOC137988445 gene encoding uncharacterized protein — translated: MDTIHTAVEMMTPGCYMCSVDLKSAYYSVAIAPSDQKYLKFSWRGKLYQFTCFPNGLAFCPRKFTKLLKPVYSTLRNLGHLSVAYIDDSYLQADTYELCVQNVIDTLSLFHQVVFVIHPDKSVLIPTQRLTFLGFVLDSQSMTVALTGEQAVKVKEACQQLLQEKSITIREVAKVLGLFDFYFTWGALWAPSLQAS
- the LOC137988446 gene encoding uncharacterized protein; this translates as MALSGEAVADLKWWINSVEETSKPVKQRKTQITMTTDASKKGWGCSVEGTSTGGSWTHHEAQYHINYLETKAVFLTLQAFSHEVSGKRVCILVDNTTAVSCINQMGTCHSKEINSIEKGHPVPGIQTGGTPPAAQDPHAPRVLLVRGLLTSQGLSASAASVILQGWRAGTQKQYASYLKRWELYCGERKIDPLSASVIQGVNFLSELYQKHQLSYSALNTARSALSPIIFPSGGGTFGSHPLVTRFLRGVFHTRLSLPRYQEIWDISIGFTYLKSLHPPEKLTLKDLTMKTTMLVALLSGQRCQTIHALDVNNIVLTKDRCTFYIHELLKTSRPGKHFGKLELRAYHPDKRLCVVTFLEEYVRRTKPLRSSSRLFISYQKPHASVTTDTVGRWLRKVLENSGLDVSKYGAHSTRAASTSAAKTVNISIQSIMDAAGWSNAETFRKFYDKPMDTEAGSFGTELLHAIDA